In the genome of Plectropomus leopardus isolate mb unplaced genomic scaffold, YSFRI_Pleo_2.0 unplaced_scaffold22711, whole genome shotgun sequence, the window gcagcacaagaaaactgatgtcagttcaggtttcaaagggctaagcGCACAGTTGTACTCTTAAAACAACATTCTTTACTAAAACAATGTAAATCTATACTTTCACTACAGTAACTTTAACTTTCCTTTCACAGGTACCAGAGCATCAGGAGGACCATCACTAACAGTGACCGTGCAGAGGAAACCCCGGTCGACCTGCTTCCTGAACCAGAAAGTGAACTGATGCCTCACTCCATTTCTGGTTCGTTTCAGTATTAGAGGAAAACACATAAATAGGAAAATTAGAGGTTTCATTCACCAGAGCTCTGCAGTCATTCTGAGAGAAAATATTTGCCCAATTAAATGACTCACCTCTTGAAAATGATTCATCTCTTGAAATGCTGTGATAATCCACAAGTCTGAGAAAGCTATTGTGTGTCAGAATCGCTGTAGTctgtggagatttttttttcttttatccctgACACATAATGCTGGATGTGACATTTGTATCATGTTTTCATGAAATAAGCTGATTTTGTTAGTGTCTCCCTGTCTGGAGGTTTGActggtgtgtgtttattttgtggcAGAATACAGACGAGAAAGTGCCGTGGCTCACTCCAGTGGTCGCTCgcgtctctctctgctgctccagtCACCCAGCGCCAAGTTCCTGTGCAGCCCCGACTTCTTCACCGTGCTGCATTCTAACCCTGTAGGTCCAATTTGCCttataaattgcaagaaattaggagatttaaaaatgtatttttaacaaagcaaaaaatgtccagagaattatatttctaattatcgttattatgtattatatatacatttacagaataacatttaggatttttttaggttattttattatggttattttttgctgtttgttttattttgttttctttttatttcccttttgtttttttgtttgtttttttgtttctatcttttgtttctaattttttatattttcagttaattttcttgcacttttttattttttttttggacaaatttcTTGCTCCTTTctggttcattttttctttagtttctcattgccttcttcacatgtttttaaaagaaatcaggccaatttgcccCACTTTGAAATGGTTTAACTAAACTTAACTCAGCATCTGTCTAAGTAGATGCTGCCTGAGCCTGGGTCTTCATCTGGGGGTCCAGGAACCCTGGGGGGTCCTCAGATTTACTGCAGTAGTGTACttcagttttttattcattcttttttttttccaaaaaacatataacatataattaaatgattattataataTGTCTAAAgatacacattaacacaaaaacaacatgttataacaaaaaaatgatgttggccttactgtatttcatttccagttaatatcacaatataaaatgtgtgttttctctcgGCCCTCTCTGATGACCTCAACTTCCTGCCCCCCTCTGCCCAGAGTGCCTACCGCATGTTTACGAGCAACACCTGCCTGAAGCACATGATC includes:
- the LOC121966007 gene encoding E3 ubiquitin-protein ligase HECW2-like → YQSIRRTITNSDRAEETPVDLLPEPESELMPHSISEYRRESAVAHSSGRSRLSLLLQSPSAKFLCSPDFFTVLHSNPSAYRMFTSNTCLKHMISKVRRDAHYFERYQHNRDLVTFLNMFSNKQLELPRGWEMKHDHTGK